One Lentibacillus cibarius DNA window includes the following coding sequences:
- the hpt gene encoding hypoxanthine phosphoribosyltransferase: MHNDIEKVLITEEEITAKCAELGEQLTKEYEGKFPLAIGVLKGALPFMSDVLRYIHTYLEMDFMDVSSYDGQMRSSGEVKIIKDLDTKVEGRDLLIIEDIIDSGLTLSYLVDLFKYRKANSIKIVTLLDKPSRRTSYIKADLAGFKVPNEFVVGYGLDYQERYRNLPYIGVLKPEIYGGK, translated from the coding sequence ATGCATAACGATATTGAAAAGGTTTTGATTACGGAAGAAGAAATTACCGCTAAATGTGCGGAATTGGGGGAGCAGCTGACAAAAGAATACGAAGGGAAATTTCCCTTGGCAATTGGTGTGCTTAAAGGTGCCCTGCCATTTATGTCCGATGTATTGCGGTATATCCATACATATCTTGAAATGGACTTTATGGATGTATCGAGTTATGACGGCCAAATGCGTTCATCCGGTGAAGTGAAAATTATTAAAGATCTGGATACGAAGGTAGAAGGCCGTGACTTGCTTATTATTGAGGATATCATTGACAGTGGTCTTACATTGAGTTATCTGGTGGATTTATTTAAGTATCGGAAGGCTAATTCCATAAAAATTGTCACACTGCTTGATAAACCCTCCAGGCGCACATCTTATATTAAAGCCGACTTGGCTGGGTTTAAGGTCCCCAATGAATTTGTTGTTGGGTACGGGCTCGACTATCAGGAGAGGTATCGTAACTTGCCTTATATAGGTGTTTTAAAACCGGAAATCTACGGTGGTAAATAA